The genomic stretch TACTGTAGTTTATTCGCTCTAATTAGATAGATTCCTACTTTGCGAAAAAAAGAACTTTTTGGATTAGCGAAAACTTTCAGATTTTCGGATTTTATTTAGTTCGCGTTTTCACTAGTTACTTCTTCACCTTTTGTGGTATACTTTTAAAATAAGTAAGAATTATACAAAAGATAGAGGACTCTGCGGAAACATGATCACGATTACGGAAGCGAATACGCAGGTTATGACTTTATGCACTCTGATGACACGACGCACTCTTTTGAATTTGTGAGGTAGAAAGATGGATATTCGACCCATTAAGAGTAAACGCACCACGGAAATCATTTTAGAGCAGATTAAGGGCCTAATTGTGAAGGGGGAACTCTGTGCCGGTGATCGCCTTCTTACCGAGAACGAGCTTGCTGAGCGCTTCGAAGTCTCGCGCACCTCAGTACGCGAAGCATTAGCTGCTCTTAGCTTAACCGGTATTCTAGAGATTCGCCAAGGCGGGGGCATTTTTGTGAAAGCTAATGCTTCCAACGCCATTATTGAACCCCTGACTTTTATTCTCCTTTTGGAAAAAGATAAACTGCAGAATATTCTCGAGGTTCGTAAGGCTTTAGAGGTGGAAGCTGCCGGTTTAGCGGCTCAGCGCCGCAAGGAAGAGGACCTAGCTATTCTCAAAGAACTCATCGAACAGATGGAGGCGGACCTGCCTGAAGCCAAAAATAGTGAAGCACTTGATCTCAAATTCCATCTGACCTTAGCCAAGGCCACCGATAATCCCCTTCTCGATCGAATGATGAATACTGTACAGGAGATTATGGGGCAGACGTTGCAAGTGACTCGTGCTCTGTGGATGTCGGCTACAGCGGGAACTACCGCTCGTCTCTTAGAGGATCACCGCAGTATCTATGAGACGATTCGTGATCAGAATGCTGATCTGGCTCGCCGCTTGACCTATGAGCATCTGCGGAAGGTTGAGATGGAGTTTAGTAAGTATAAGGATGAGGATGAGGAATAACAGAATAAATGAAAGTAAAGATAACGGTTTTGAAGACCGTTAGTGTAGGCCCTTTTCGCGAATGAATAATGGGAATGAAAAAAGGGGGCAGGTACCGATTCTCAGATGAATCAAGGTACCTGTCCCCTTTTTTACTTTTATGCTTGAACTTCAGTCGGCATAGAGGGTACGCCTTTCGCTTTGCGTTTGCCTTTGCGTTTTAAGAAGTTTTTGAAGTCGTCGTTCATGGTGTAGATTACTGGCACGAGAATGAGTGTTGAGACAGTGGATAGGGTTAGACCAAAGACTACCACAACGGCCATGGGTGCCATGGTCTCTGAGCCCTCTCCCATGCCTAGGGCCATAGGTATCAGGCCTAGAGCTGTGGTCAATGAGGTCATGATGATGGGACGCAAACGAACAGGACCGGCGTTTTCAATGGCTTCTTCGCGAGTATCGCCCATCTCTAGGCGTTTGTTGATATAGTCCACTAGAACGATGGCATTACTGACCACGATACCCGTCAAAAGAATGAGCCCGATAAAGGCTGGAACGCTGATTGAGCTACCGGTAATAAAGAGTCCGAGCATTCCTCCTGAGAAGCCCATGGGTAGGGAGAAAATAATCGTAAAGGGATGGATCAAGGACTCAAACTGGGCGGCCAGAATCATGTAGACGAGGACAATAGCCAGGACTAGAGCCATAGCTAAATCTGCGAAGGATTGCATCATCTCTTCGTTTTCTCCGCCCATTTCATAGACATAGCCATTGGGAAGTTGGTAGCCATCCAGCTTAGTTTGAATAGCGCTGGTGATACCAGCCAAATCGCTACCTACAATATCACTGGTGACTCGCACGACACGAGCTTGGTCTTCCCGTTCAATAGCCGTGGGTCCGCGTTCGATGCTGACTTCAGCAATCTGGCTTAAGGGTACGCTAATACCCAGAGGGGTTGTAATAGGCGTTTGCTCTAAGTTGGCAATGGACTGTTTGAAGGTCTCATCGCCTGAGATGACGACGTTAATTTCTTTTCCTTCGTAGCGATATTGGGTAGCCGTAGTTCCCGAGAGGGTCCCTTTTAGTCCGTTGGCGATTTGATACGCTGTAAGACCATACTTGGAGGCTCTTTCTCTGTCAATGGCGACTTGAACCTCGGGAATCCCTTCGCCCATACTGGTCTTGACTTCCCGGGTGCCTTCCACAGAAGCTACCATGGCTTGAATATCTGTGGCAACCACTTCCAGTTGGTCAAGCTCATCTCCTTTGATAGCGATACTAATAGGAGAGGACGTTCCCATGGACATCATATCAGTAATGGCGACATCGATCTCGGCACCGGGAATATCCTTCGTCAAGGCCCGCAGCTCCTCAGCTACATCCGTGACGCTGCGATTTCGTTCGGCAAGGGGAATCAACTGAATCATGACCGATCCCGAATTTCCGGAAGCACTTCCGAAGGTATTGAGACCGCCTGAGCCGACTTGGGTGAAGGCCGTTTGAACCTCGCTGATTCCTTCCAATTGCTTTTCAACTTCGGCAATGACGGCATCCGTATCTTCTAGTTGAGCTCCATCCGGCAGCTTAACATTGACCGTAAGCTGTCCGGCGTCGGAAGCGGGCATAAATTCCGCTCCGACGAAAAAGGTCGTTGCCCCGGAGAGGATAAAAATCAAAACCGATCCGATGACAATGGTTTTACGATGGCCGAGTGCATAATGTAAGAAGCGTCGATAGCTTTTTTCCACTCTGCTGAATCCGTTGTCAAAGCCTCTGCCAAATCGATCAAAGAGCCCTTTGAGACCGGTGCGGCCTTCCGGGATTTCGCCGACTTTCATAATCTTGGCGGATAAAGCGGGGACCAAGGTTAAGGAAACGAGTAGGGACGCTCCTAAGGAAACACCTACGGTGAGTGCTAAATCCCGGAAGAGAGTTGCGGTTAATCCTTCTACAAAGACGATGGGCAAGAATACCGCGACTGTAGTGAGCGTCGAGGCGGTAATGGCCATGCCGACTTCCGAGACCCCTTTAATGGCAGCTTCAACTTTCGAGTGCCCCGCTTGTCGGTAGCGGTAAATGTTCTCTAGGGCCACGATATTATCATCGACTAGACGCCCCATGGCCAAACTCAGGCCACCTAAGGTCATCATGTTAATGGTGACATCCAAGAAGTAAAGACAAGCAAAGGTTGCCATGACGGCAATCGGAATGGCGGTTGCGGTAATAAAGGTGGTACGTAGATTATGGAAAAAGATAAAGAGGATGACGATAGCTAAAAGGCCGCCAAGAAGTGCTTCACGAGACACGGTATCGATAGTTTGTTGGATATACACCGATTCATCGTATACTACATCCAGGGACAGGTCTGGGTATTCGCCCTTTAATTCATTAATGGCCTGAGCAATATCCTCAGCCACCGCGACGGTGTTCGTTCCTGATTGCTTTTGAACGGAAATGCTAACGCTTTGTACCCCATTGGTGCGAGAAACTCCAGCCAATTCGGTATGTCCGAGTTCGACATCAGCAATATCCTTCAAGCGAACCTGTCCTCCTGTGTTCAGGGGGATGAGGAGATTTTCAATCTCTTCTAGAGATTGGAATTCTCCCGTGGTACGAATGGTAAGATCCTGATTTCCTTTTTGGACTTCCCCTGCTGGAGAGTTGAGGTTCTCCGCCCCAAGGACACCGGCCAAGGCGCTGATGCTGAGCCCATAGCCCTGCATTTTCTCTTGGTGGGTTGAAATTTTTATTTCATTTTCATAACCGCCACTGATCGAGACGGAGGCAACCCCCTTAACCCGTTCAATACGCGGTTTGACGTCATCTTCAGCCAAGGCTTGCAGCTGCGCTAAATCTGCACTCTCGGAGGTCATGGTGAGCTGCATGATAGGCATCATGGAGATGTCAAGTTTCAGAACCATGGGGGAGCTGGCCCCTTCCGGCAAGGCAAACTTGATCATATCAATCTTTTCGCGCATCTGCAGAGTGGCAAAGTTCATATCGGTGCCCGTTTTAAAATTAACCATAATGATGGAGGACCCTTGCGTAGTGGTAGAGGTTACCGAGTCAATATTTTCCACGGAGGAGACGACACCTTCAATGGGATTGGTAATCAGCTTTTCAATTTCTTGAGGACCAACTCCCGAATAATCCGTCATGACAATGGCCATAGGTAGCTCAAACTCCGGGAAAAGGTCAATAGGAAGACGTGACAAGGAAACGGTCCCTAAGAGAATCACGATTAGAACCGTCATAATAATGGTGACAGGGCGCTTGACGGAGGTTTCCGCTAGTTTCAAGATTCATTACCCCCTACCACCTTGACTTTACTTCCGTGCTCAACCAAGGTTTGCCCTTTAATAATGACTTGTTCTCCAACTTGCAGTCCTTCGAGGATCTCCACCTCAGCTCCCGTATCCAGACCGGGGGTCACTTTTTTAGCGACAGCACGCTCTTCTTCAACCACAAAGACAACAGATTCGCCGTTTTTCAAAACCACTGCTTCACTTTGGAGAGCGAGGACATTCACTTTGGTCTCGATGGGAATCTCAACTTTGGCGAACATGCCCGGCTTGACCAGGTTGGCGGGGTTGTCAATAGTCACTTCGACCGGGTAAAGATTTGTCTGGGGATTTGCGGCGGGTGCAAGGCTGGTCAAGGTTCCTTTGAGCTCTTTTTCCCCTGCTGAATTAATGATGATGTTAGATACTTGCCCAACTTTGAGGTTATTGACGATATTCTCAGGTACGCTCAAGGATACGTAAAGGGCATCCATCTGGGTGATGGTCACGGCGGCCATAGCTTGCGAAGCCATTTGTCCGACAACCACATTGATCGCCGAGATGGTGCCAGCCACTGGTGCAGTCACCGTCATATCGTTGATGGCCTTTTGAGCTTGAGCTAAACCGTTCTTGGCTTGTTCCATCTGGACCTCTACTAATGCTAAGGAATTTTCCGCGGCAGCTGCTTGGCTTTCTACGCCTTCCATCTGGACCTTGGAAATAGCACCTGCTTCGAAGAGAGCCTTCTGACGTTCCAAATTCGCTTTGGCGGTGTCTGCAGAATCCTTCGTCATTGCATAATTGATCTCGGCACTGCGCACCCCAATGGATGCTGAATCTACAGATGCTTGCAAGTCACTGGTATCCATTGCGAAAAGCGCTTGCCCAGCTTGAACTTGGTCTCCAACTTTGACACTGATGCTTGACACTTCACCTGGCATTTTAGGGATAAGGGATACTTCTTGGTCGGAGGTCACTTTACCGCTGAACACGGCACTCTCTACCAAGGTTTTCGATGCTGCAGATTGGATTTCAACAGGTACATAGGATTCCTCTTCCGCCACTGTAGCGGACGCTTGGGGGCTACACCCCGCACTCGTTAGGTTTAAACCAAGTACTAGTACATAAGATAATACGCGAAACCTTAGCTTCATATAGTTATAATCCTCCATTTGGGCTAAGCCCTATTAGTTTTAGTTTTAGTTTTACTTTTACTTTTAGTTGTAGTTTTAGTTTTAATGTGATCTTATGAGTGTTGATTTTAGGTCTACTGTTTAAGCCCTGCAATCATCAATTGGGCAATTCCAGCATGATTGATTTCCTCAGGAGTTAAGTTATCTCCGAAGAGTTTTTTCACGGAGTATTGATTCAAGCCACCAATAATTATGGCTGTAATCATCTCTGGATCGAGGTCTGAGCGAATCTCTTGGGATAGCATGGCCTTGCCAACTTCTTCCTCGATGGTCGCGAAAAAAGCATTCCAATCCTTCTTGATCTGTTCCTTGGTTTCTTCCGGAAAGGATTGATGGGCCACGGGCGCATTGAAGAGTAAGGCATGAGATGCGATAAAATGTGCATTATGTGCGGATAGATTGCGAATTTTCTCTTCGAGGTTTTTTCCATCTGCCAAAGTGTCCGCTAATCCATCTTGAAATAGCTTAGTGCAACTATGGACCATCTCTGTAAATAAAGTATTCTTGCTCTCAAAATACTCATAAATCGTGCCTTTGCCGACTCCTGCTCCTTTTGCTATATCCTCCATCTTAGCCCCTTCAAAGCCCATCTCCGAGATGACTTTAAGGGCAGCCTTGAGGATTTCTAACCTTTTTTCTTCTTTTGCCACTTAGGGGATCCTCCATTTTCGAGTCTTAATAGTTAATAATGTTTACTGAGTCCTACTATCCATTGGCGTGTGTTTACTCCTTAAACATCTTCCTCCTCATAGTCGTGCCTTTGTGTGAGCTATGTAATTTCGCACATGAATTAATCATATAAGTTGTCAGTTTTTTCAGAACCGACCGTTCGGTCGGTCCAATATAATTTATATCATTCCTAACCAGACAGGTCAAATAAACTTTTTATTAATAGTTGTTCGGGGGCAAGCGCATTAGGTCAGTGATAAAAACTTTAACAAAGGACTATAGCCATAATTCAAAATCACAAAAAGAGCCGCACCGACAATTCCTCCGACTAATGAGCCATTAATGCGAATCCACTGGAGATCGTTTCCCGCCTTATCTTCGATAAAACGATTGAGTTCCTCTTCGTTAAGACTTTGAAGCGTTTCACGAACGATTTGACCGATAACAACATGCTCACTTTGTAGGGCATGAATCAGCAAATCTTGAACGAGCTGATCTAAGCTAAGTTGCAGTGATAAATCCTCTTCAAACTCTGACAACCATTTTTCAAGAATCGGTTGCAGGAAGGGGGTGAGTTCTTGACCGGTCGGGAGCTTTCCTTCCCGTAAGGACTTAAAGACCTGCTCCAAGAGGATCCTCAGGGGGGCTTCCAGCTTCGCCTCAGTAATAAAGGTGTTCTTCCAGTTTTCGAGGGCATTTAAGACATCGACGTCCCCCTCTAGTGTCCTAAGCTTGCTTTTCAAAATTTCCTTGAGCTGACCACGAACAGCATGGTGGGGAATTTGTAATTCTCTTAAATGGAGAATTAATTCTATCTGCAAAGCTTCCGCTGCTTCCTCTAGGTTGATACCATCCGTCACCTGGAAAAGTCCCAGAATAGTTTTCTGTAGTTTCCCACCGTTGCCCACTTGCTGCTCTTGGATTTGCCCAAGGACTTGGACGAGAATTTCCCGGGCTTGGGGCTGTGTGGCCAAATCGAGGACTTTTTTGAGGCCTTGATCCAGTAGCTGATCGAATTCTTGTTTCTCCAGTAAAAGTCGCCCTTGGGCGAGCATGGGTTTGGCCAGACCCGCTGTCAGCATCTTATCCTTAAGCAGAGCTTCAATTTTCTTACTTAGCTGCGGGATATCAGCCTTTTTGCACCAGTGTACCAGACCTTGGCTCAATCGTTCAGCAAGCCATGGTGCTCCGCCTGACTTCTGTATGGTATTTGTAAACCAAGTGCTTAGATGGAAGCTTTGGATTTTTTGACGCATGAGGTTTTCACTAAGCAATTCATTTTGGACCATGTATACGATGGCTTCTGTCATCTTTTCCCGATTACGTGGGATAAGCGCCGTGTGATAGGACCAACCCAAGGGTTTGCGAAAGAGAGCAGTCACAGCAAACC from Desulfitobacterium dichloroeliminans LMG P-21439 encodes the following:
- a CDS encoding FadR/GntR family transcriptional regulator, which codes for MDIRPIKSKRTTEIILEQIKGLIVKGELCAGDRLLTENELAERFEVSRTSVREALAALSLTGILEIRQGGGIFVKANASNAIIEPLTFILLLEKDKLQNILEVRKALEVEAAGLAAQRRKEEDLAILKELIEQMEADLPEAKNSEALDLKFHLTLAKATDNPLLDRMMNTVQEIMGQTLQVTRALWMSATAGTTARLLEDHRSIYETIRDQNADLARRLTYEHLRKVEMEFSKYKDEDEE
- a CDS encoding efflux RND transporter permease subunit, translated to MKLAETSVKRPVTIIMTVLIVILLGTVSLSRLPIDLFPEFELPMAIVMTDYSGVGPQEIEKLITNPIEGVVSSVENIDSVTSTTTQGSSIIMVNFKTGTDMNFATLQMREKIDMIKFALPEGASSPMVLKLDISMMPIMQLTMTSESADLAQLQALAEDDVKPRIERVKGVASVSISGGYENEIKISTHQEKMQGYGLSISALAGVLGAENLNSPAGEVQKGNQDLTIRTTGEFQSLEEIENLLIPLNTGGQVRLKDIADVELGHTELAGVSRTNGVQSVSISVQKQSGTNTVAVAEDIAQAINELKGEYPDLSLDVVYDESVYIQQTIDTVSREALLGGLLAIVILFIFFHNLRTTFITATAIPIAVMATFACLYFLDVTINMMTLGGLSLAMGRLVDDNIVALENIYRYRQAGHSKVEAAIKGVSEVGMAITASTLTTVAVFLPIVFVEGLTATLFRDLALTVGVSLGASLLVSLTLVPALSAKIMKVGEIPEGRTGLKGLFDRFGRGFDNGFSRVEKSYRRFLHYALGHRKTIVIGSVLIFILSGATTFFVGAEFMPASDAGQLTVNVKLPDGAQLEDTDAVIAEVEKQLEGISEVQTAFTQVGSGGLNTFGSASGNSGSVMIQLIPLAERNRSVTDVAEELRALTKDIPGAEIDVAITDMMSMGTSSPISIAIKGDELDQLEVVATDIQAMVASVEGTREVKTSMGEGIPEVQVAIDRERASKYGLTAYQIANGLKGTLSGTTATQYRYEGKEINVVISGDETFKQSIANLEQTPITTPLGISVPLSQIAEVSIERGPTAIEREDQARVVRVTSDIVGSDLAGITSAIQTKLDGYQLPNGYVYEMGGENEEMMQSFADLAMALVLAIVLVYMILAAQFESLIHPFTIIFSLPMGFSGGMLGLFITGSSISVPAFIGLILLTGIVVSNAIVLVDYINKRLEMGDTREEAIENAGPVRLRPIIMTSLTTALGLIPMALGMGEGSETMAPMAVVVVFGLTLSTVSTLILVPVIYTMNDDFKNFLKRKGKRKAKGVPSMPTEVQA
- a CDS encoding efflux RND transporter periplasmic adaptor subunit; the protein is MKLRFRVLSYVLVLGLNLTSAGCSPQASATVAEEESYVPVEIQSAASKTLVESAVFSGKVTSDQEVSLIPKMPGEVSSISVKVGDQVQAGQALFAMDTSDLQASVDSASIGVRSAEINYAMTKDSADTAKANLERQKALFEAGAISKVQMEGVESQAAAAENSLALVEVQMEQAKNGLAQAQKAINDMTVTAPVAGTISAINVVVGQMASQAMAAVTITQMDALYVSLSVPENIVNNLKVGQVSNIIINSAGEKELKGTLTSLAPAANPQTNLYPVEVTIDNPANLVKPGMFAKVEIPIETKVNVLALQSEAVVLKNGESVVFVVEEERAVAKKVTPGLDTGAEVEILEGLQVGEQVIIKGQTLVEHGSKVKVVGGNES
- a CDS encoding DUF445 domain-containing protein; translated protein: MNYQRKANLVLGSVFLIFLLAIGLRYQWPTAQGLRFFLFVSEAALVGGLADWFAVTALFRKPLGWSYHTALIPRNREKMTEAIVYMVQNELLSENLMRQKIQSFHLSTWFTNTIQKSGGAPWLAERLSQGLVHWCKKADIPQLSKKIEALLKDKMLTAGLAKPMLAQGRLLLEKQEFDQLLDQGLKKVLDLATQPQAREILVQVLGQIQEQQVGNGGKLQKTILGLFQVTDGINLEEAAEALQIELILHLRELQIPHHAVRGQLKEILKSKLRTLEGDVDVLNALENWKNTFITEAKLEAPLRILLEQVFKSLREGKLPTGQELTPFLQPILEKWLSEFEEDLSLQLSLDQLVQDLLIHALQSEHVVIGQIVRETLQSLNEEELNRFIEDKAGNDLQWIRINGSLVGGIVGAALFVILNYGYSPLLKFLSLT
- a CDS encoding TetR/AcrR family transcriptional regulator, which produces MAKEEKRLEILKAALKVISEMGFEGAKMEDIAKGAGVGKGTIYEYFESKNTLFTEMVHSCTKLFQDGLADTLADGKNLEEKIRNLSAHNAHFIASHALLFNAPVAHQSFPEETKEQIKKDWNAFFATIEEEVGKAMLSQEIRSDLDPEMITAIIIGGLNQYSVKKLFGDNLTPEEINHAGIAQLMIAGLKQ